Proteins encoded in a region of the Flavobacterium sp. MDT1-60 genome:
- a CDS encoding ATP-binding protein → MKIRNIVNRDIVNLTNCEHEPIHVPGSIQPHGFLLGVTADWKIDFCTENIAAFVDLSYKETIGKDFCAIFGNKAKQEIVNYISDDKNSMIFPLEIELLGKSFQLSIHKSHDIYVLEAEPHFGKNEQIAQLYTQTIQFVSNMSSTNTLQELCALVAKGTRDITGYDRVMIYRFDANYNGEIYAENCREDLEPFLGLHYPHTDIPAQARELYMRNQLRLITDIDYVPVPIFTTDDKENKNLDLSLSILRSTSPIHVEYLKNMGVGATLTISLIHHDRLWGLIACHHYSAKNISPEIRLAAKLQGQFISSQIDLRQSRDEYQIVRKTSLALEHLTGLDLPPNPLSFASISADPELLNLCNATGVSICIRGEIYKNGVTPSDDQINAIIAKIGNLTKEAIFTTNKLTDYFPEFNQCSDFAGIIYHSLSNENSIIWYRPETVSEINWAGDPEKAIVKDSNGLHPRNSFNIWKQILKNQSSNWLHAEINAAASYAHALHNQIILMMLSEEEEKYRSQSEILKETNAELENINWISTHDLQEPLRKIQLIISKLFLEIDKAPPQSVHNSLQRVSNSANRMQVLLQDILKYTRIKYTKDTLQKINLNTIMEATLDEMKEVINETGAVIEYENLPEIYGIHFLMKQLFSNILQNSIKYADKERVPIIKVTASQEPEPYNFSDKIFCHWITFTDNGIGFEQEYATSIFKIFTRLHTQEVYSGSGVGLALCKKIMQAFGGTIRAEGKLGEGAVITIYFPCDHLNSLLEM, encoded by the coding sequence ATGAAAATTAGAAATATTGTAAACAGAGATATCGTTAATTTAACGAATTGCGAGCATGAACCTATACATGTTCCGGGCAGTATTCAGCCGCATGGTTTTCTGCTTGGTGTTACAGCAGATTGGAAGATTGATTTTTGTACTGAAAATATAGCCGCATTTGTTGACTTATCTTATAAAGAAACAATTGGTAAAGATTTTTGTGCAATTTTTGGAAATAAGGCAAAACAAGAAATTGTTAATTATATCAGCGATGATAAAAATTCAATGATTTTTCCGCTTGAAATTGAACTCTTAGGAAAATCATTCCAGTTGAGCATTCACAAGAGTCATGATATTTATGTGCTGGAGGCTGAGCCACATTTTGGTAAAAACGAACAAATTGCTCAATTGTACACCCAGACCATACAGTTTGTATCCAATATGAGCAGCACTAATACGCTGCAGGAATTATGTGCGCTTGTTGCAAAGGGAACACGTGACATAACAGGCTATGATCGTGTTATGATTTATCGTTTTGATGCGAATTATAATGGTGAGATTTATGCCGAAAATTGCAGGGAAGATTTAGAGCCATTTTTAGGATTGCATTATCCGCATACTGATATTCCGGCCCAGGCCAGGGAATTGTATATGAGAAATCAGCTTCGATTGATCACTGATATTGATTACGTTCCTGTGCCTATTTTTACCACTGATGATAAAGAGAATAAAAATCTCGATTTAAGTCTTTCCATTTTGCGAAGCACATCTCCAATTCATGTTGAATATCTTAAAAATATGGGAGTGGGAGCGACGCTAACTATTTCTCTTATTCATCATGACAGATTATGGGGACTAATTGCCTGTCATCATTATTCGGCTAAAAATATTTCTCCAGAAATTAGACTTGCTGCTAAACTTCAGGGACAATTTATTAGCTCTCAAATCGATTTACGGCAATCTAGAGATGAGTATCAGATTGTGCGTAAAACATCTTTAGCTTTAGAACATTTAACAGGTTTAGATTTGCCTCCAAATCCGTTATCATTTGCCTCTATTAGTGCAGATCCCGAATTATTGAATCTTTGTAATGCAACCGGTGTTTCTATTTGCATACGGGGCGAAATTTACAAAAATGGTGTAACACCGTCAGATGATCAGATTAATGCAATTATTGCAAAGATTGGTAACCTGACTAAAGAAGCAATATTTACTACTAATAAACTAACAGATTATTTTCCGGAGTTTAATCAGTGTTCAGACTTTGCCGGGATTATTTATCATTCCCTTAGTAATGAAAATAGTATTATCTGGTACAGACCAGAGACAGTATCTGAAATAAATTGGGCAGGTGATCCTGAAAAAGCGATTGTAAAAGACAGCAACGGACTTCATCCCAGGAATTCATTTAATATCTGGAAACAAATTCTTAAAAATCAGAGCAGCAATTGGTTGCATGCAGAAATAAATGCAGCAGCAAGTTATGCGCATGCACTGCACAATCAAATTATTTTAATGATGCTGAGTGAAGAAGAAGAAAAGTATAGAAGCCAGAGCGAGATTTTAAAAGAAACCAATGCTGAGCTTGAAAATATCAACTGGATCAGTACACACGATTTGCAGGAGCCTTTGCGAAAAATTCAGCTTATTATTTCTAAACTGTTTTTGGAAATTGACAAGGCGCCTCCACAGTCCGTTCATAACTCCTTGCAACGTGTCTCAAACTCAGCAAACCGAATGCAGGTTTTGCTTCAGGATATCCTTAAATATACCCGTATAAAATATACCAAAGATACCCTTCAAAAAATTAATCTAAACACTATCATGGAGGCTACTCTTGATGAAATGAAAGAAGTAATTAATGAAACGGGTGCTGTAATTGAGTATGAAAACCTGCCTGAAATTTACGGTATTCATTTTTTAATGAAACAGTTGTTCTCTAATATACTGCAAAATTCTATAAAGTACGCGGACAAGGAAAGAGTACCAATTATTAAAGTGACAGCTTCGCAAGAGCCGGAGCCTTATAATTTTTCAGACAAAATCTTTTGCCATTGGATTACTTTTACAGACAATGGTATAGGCTTCGAACAAGAATATGCAACATCTATTTTTAAAATATTTACAAGATTGCATACTCAGGAAGTATATAGCGGTTCAGGCGTAGGGTTAGCATTATGCAAAAAAATAATGCAAGCTTTTGGCGGCACGATCCGCGCTGAGGGAAAACTGGGAGAAGGCGCTGTTATAACGATTTATTTTCCTTGCGATCATTTGAATTCGCTATTGGAAATGTAA
- a CDS encoding DUF5367 family protein has product MVYLRGIVSGLFVWSCVSISFYLLEHIPVIKDSFVVQAFIVMICISFYAFLGAQFYYKNGHQTNGMIVGLIMSGTALLLDIFITIPFVEIPNGRSYQSFFSSPVLWILVLITFLLFIFIGGKRLNPTETRYARSNRIWRIFLYKIQSDNTAKKSKSF; this is encoded by the coding sequence ATGGTTTATTTGAGAGGAATAGTTTCAGGATTATTCGTTTGGTCTTGTGTTAGTATATCTTTCTATCTTTTGGAACATATTCCTGTCATCAAAGATTCTTTTGTCGTGCAGGCTTTCATTGTCATGATCTGCATTTCATTCTATGCTTTTTTGGGCGCTCAATTTTATTATAAAAACGGACATCAAACAAACGGAATGATAGTTGGACTTATAATGTCCGGAACGGCTTTGTTATTGGATATTTTTATAACCATTCCTTTTGTAGAAATACCAAACGGAAGAAGTTATCAGAGCTTTTTCAGTAGTCCGGTTTTGTGGATTTTAGTACTGATAACCTTTTTACTGTTTATTTTTATTGGAGGAAAAAGATTAAACCCAACTGAAACAAGATACGCCAGATCTAATAGAATCTGGCGTATTTTTTTATATAAAATCCAGAGTGACAATACAGCTAAAAAATCAAAGAGCTTTTAA
- the kaiC gene encoding circadian clock protein KaiC has product MQKKSKSHSFIFPKTPTGVDGLDEITNGGFPKGRPTLICGGAGCGKTLMSMQFLIKGITEHNETGVFMSFEEPSDDLTLNVKSLGFDIEKLKANKKLVVDHVRVERSEIEEAGEYDLDGLFIRLAYAIDSVKATRVVLDTIESLFAGLDNQAILRAELRRLFHWLKTKGVTAIITGERGEGTLTRQGLEEYVSDCVIVLDHRVIQQVSTRRLRIVKYRGSTHGTNEYPFLIDEDGISVLPITSLKLNNEVSSEIVSTGVPGLNDMFYGGGFYRGSNILISGTAGTAKTTVACYFANEQCEKGEKTIYFAFEESPQQLVRNMKSIGIDLQKHIKKGTLQIHSSRPSLNGLELHLLTLRKLIKEFNPTTIIIDPISNLITVGNEHEVRSMLVRLIDMLKAHNITALFTSLNKQTDNFRPDLAEESVSSLVDTWLTVRDMEGIGERNRGIFIIKARGMGHSNQVREFVITGKGIELLDVEIGPQGILTGTARQTHKFKKTISDIKLQNEISRKDREIERKRKVLEANIEALRNEFESAQEELSILKATEELQEQLSSKKK; this is encoded by the coding sequence GTGCAAAAAAAATCAAAATCACATAGTTTTATATTCCCCAAAACTCCAACCGGAGTTGACGGACTGGACGAGATTACAAACGGAGGTTTCCCAAAAGGACGTCCAACTTTAATCTGCGGTGGTGCCGGCTGTGGGAAGACATTAATGTCCATGCAATTCCTGATTAAAGGAATCACAGAACATAACGAAACCGGGGTCTTCATGTCTTTTGAAGAGCCGTCGGACGACCTTACTTTAAATGTAAAATCATTAGGTTTTGACATTGAAAAGCTCAAAGCAAACAAAAAACTCGTAGTCGATCACGTTCGTGTCGAAAGATCAGAAATTGAAGAAGCAGGCGAATACGACTTAGATGGTTTATTCATCCGATTAGCGTACGCCATCGATTCGGTAAAAGCGACCCGTGTAGTATTGGACACTATAGAATCTTTATTCGCAGGTCTGGACAATCAGGCCATTCTGAGAGCCGAACTTCGACGCTTGTTTCATTGGCTTAAAACCAAAGGTGTAACGGCAATCATTACCGGAGAACGCGGCGAAGGAACACTTACCCGTCAGGGGTTGGAAGAATACGTTTCAGACTGCGTTATCGTTCTGGACCATCGTGTTATTCAACAGGTTTCGACCAGGAGACTCCGAATCGTAAAATACAGAGGATCTACGCACGGTACCAACGAATATCCGTTTCTAATTGATGAGGATGGAATTTCGGTATTGCCTATTACTTCTCTAAAATTGAATAATGAAGTTAGTTCTGAAATTGTTTCGACAGGAGTTCCGGGTTTAAACGATATGTTTTATGGCGGTGGTTTTTATCGCGGCAGTAATATTTTGATTTCAGGAACAGCGGGAACGGCAAAAACAACCGTCGCCTGTTATTTTGCCAATGAACAATGCGAAAAGGGCGAAAAAACAATCTATTTTGCGTTTGAAGAATCGCCGCAACAATTGGTGCGCAATATGAAATCCATTGGCATTGACCTTCAAAAACATATCAAAAAAGGAACTTTGCAAATTCATTCTTCCCGTCCTTCGCTGAACGGATTAGAGCTGCATTTGCTTACCCTTAGAAAGTTAATTAAAGAGTTCAATCCAACAACCATTATAATTGATCCAATAAGCAATTTGATCACCGTAGGAAACGAACATGAAGTACGTTCGATGTTGGTAAGGCTTATCGATATGCTAAAAGCGCACAATATAACGGCTCTTTTTACATCTTTAAACAAACAAACCGATAATTTCAGGCCTGATCTTGCCGAAGAATCCGTATCTTCATTAGTCGATACCTGGCTCACAGTGCGCGACATGGAAGGAATTGGCGAAAGAAACCGTGGAATCTTTATTATCAAAGCAAGAGGAATGGGCCATTCCAACCAGGTGAGGGAATTTGTCATTACCGGTAAAGGAATTGAATTACTCGATGTAGAAATAGGGCCGCAGGGAATCCTTACGGGTACTGCAAGACAAACACACAAATTCAAAAAAACAATATCAGATATTAAGCTTCAGAATGAAATTAGCCGAAAAGACAGGGAAATTGAGCGCAAGCGCAAAGTTCTGGAAGCCAATATTGAAGCCCTTAGAAATGAATTCGAATCGGCTCAGGAAGAATTAAGTATTCTGAAAGCCACAGAAGAATTGCAGGAACAACTGTCTTCTAAGAAAAAATAA
- a CDS encoding DMT family transporter: MKKSYLLLHFAVILAGFTGVFGKLISLNEGLLTWYRVLFSYVILFLILKLFKIADRTTLKEKFDIAKIGLLITIHWFFFYASIKYSNISIGVVCYCLTSFFTAFFKPLIDRTKFKFSELLLSALTLLGISLIFHFDASYQLAIVLGFISSAFAALYTIFNERLVKTYDSKIINYYQMFGGTIGLGALLPFYLLLFPAESFVPNLKDTFYLILLSLFCTVGLYVSFAEVLKKIPAFTVNLSFNLEPIYAIILAFIFFDESKEVNTSFYVGLFFVMISVLLQTIISLKKSK, from the coding sequence ATGAAAAAATCATATTTATTATTACACTTTGCTGTGATACTTGCCGGTTTTACTGGCGTTTTTGGAAAACTAATTTCCCTTAATGAGGGATTATTAACTTGGTATAGAGTATTATTTTCGTATGTTATTTTATTCCTGATTCTAAAACTTTTTAAAATAGCTGACAGAACTACTTTAAAAGAAAAATTTGATATTGCTAAAATAGGCTTGCTAATTACCATACATTGGTTTTTTTTCTACGCAAGCATTAAGTACTCAAACATTTCTATCGGTGTTGTTTGTTATTGTTTGACAAGTTTTTTTACTGCTTTTTTCAAACCTTTGATTGATAGAACAAAGTTTAAATTTTCTGAATTATTGTTAAGCGCATTGACGTTATTAGGTATCAGTCTGATTTTTCATTTTGACGCTTCTTATCAATTAGCCATTGTTTTGGGTTTTATTTCATCAGCTTTTGCTGCACTTTATACAATTTTTAATGAACGGCTGGTTAAAACTTACGACAGTAAAATAATTAATTATTATCAGATGTTTGGCGGAACTATTGGGCTGGGCGCTTTGCTCCCTTTCTATTTACTTCTTTTTCCTGCGGAAAGCTTTGTTCCAAATTTAAAAGATACTTTTTATCTGATTTTATTATCGCTTTTCTGTACAGTTGGCTTGTATGTTTCTTTTGCTGAAGTGTTGAAAAAGATACCTGCTTTTACTGTTAATCTTAGCTTCAATCTCGAACCTATTTATGCCATTATATTGGCATTTATATTTTTTGATGAAAGTAAGGAAGTAAATACTTCTTTTTATGTGGGTTTGTTCTTTGTAATGATTTCTGTTCTTTTACAGACGATTATTTCTTTAAAGAAAAGTAAATAA
- a CDS encoding circadian clock KaiB family protein: MDYSADGTNTTKHKFMLFVSGMSVKSGHAIENLRRICDKYLKDNYELEIVDINRDTESAITHQIVAIPTLIKIQPAPRRIILGDLSDREKVLRILNLSE, translated from the coding sequence ATGGATTATTCAGCTGATGGAACAAATACCACCAAACACAAGTTCATGCTTTTCGTTTCCGGTATGTCTGTTAAATCAGGACATGCTATCGAAAATTTACGCAGGATATGCGACAAATATCTCAAGGACAACTACGAATTAGAAATCGTAGATATCAACCGTGACACAGAGTCGGCCATTACACATCAAATTGTGGCGATACCAACTTTAATAAAAATACAGCCTGCTCCCAGACGAATCATCCTCGGAGATTTATCAGACCGGGAAAAGGTATTGAGAATACTTAATTTAAGTGAATAG
- a CDS encoding circadian clock KaiB family protein, whose product MKKEVVAEWQLLLYIAGQTPKSIKALENIKKYAEEHLAGKYSIEIIDLLKNPQLAEGDQILAVPTLVRKFPEPIRKIIGDLSNEERVLVGLNIKPVNA is encoded by the coding sequence ATGAAAAAAGAAGTCGTAGCCGAATGGCAGTTACTGCTCTATATAGCAGGTCAGACGCCAAAGTCGATCAAGGCGCTTGAAAATATAAAAAAGTATGCAGAGGAACATCTGGCTGGGAAATACAGCATCGAAATTATCGATTTGCTCAAGAATCCCCAATTGGCCGAAGGCGACCAGATTTTGGCTGTACCCACATTGGTCAGAAAATTTCCGGAACCTATTCGCAAGATCATTGGTGATCTTTCAAATGAGGAAAGAGTGCTCGTAGGGCTTAATATCAAACCCGTAAACGCTTAA
- a CDS encoding biliverdin-producing heme oxygenase: MSTLKAKTAASHKRLESLPVSSCILSPDMRIQDYVHYLKLMYDVHHSVEETIFPLLLNVFDDLNDREKRHLIEEDLTFLKYYKPVASPVFNTKKNITIPFASGILYVVEGSSLGGRFILKNIESIQGLNEGKGVSYFSGYGNKTGSYWKTFLNVLTAYEEENNCEEEIIAGAIYAFDCIHDHFMQTKINEN, translated from the coding sequence TTGAGTACACTTAAAGCAAAAACAGCAGCTTCGCATAAAAGACTGGAAAGTTTACCGGTTTCTTCCTGTATTCTTTCACCAGATATGAGAATACAGGATTATGTGCATTATTTAAAACTTATGTATGATGTTCACCATAGTGTAGAAGAGACTATTTTTCCATTGTTATTAAATGTTTTTGATGATCTGAATGATAGGGAAAAAAGACATTTAATAGAAGAAGATCTTACTTTCTTAAAATATTATAAACCTGTTGCAAGTCCCGTATTTAATACTAAAAAAAATATAACAATTCCATTTGCATCTGGGATTTTGTATGTTGTAGAAGGTTCTTCTTTAGGTGGAAGATTTATATTAAAAAATATCGAATCAATTCAGGGACTTAATGAAGGAAAAGGGGTTTCTTATTTTTCAGGATATGGTAATAAAACGGGAAGTTATTGGAAAACGTTCTTAAATGTATTAACCGCATATGAAGAAGAAAATAATTGTGAAGAAGAAATAATTGCAGGAGCAATTTATGCTTTTGATTGTATTCACGATCATTTTATGCAGACTAAGATAAATGAAAATTAG
- a CDS encoding NAD(P)H-binding protein, protein MKTTKILVLGANGKTGRRVWERLENNPDVEVRAGSRNAAIPFDWEKPETWQAALKDIDTVYISYQPDLAIPSATTAIQLFSGLATQMGVQKMVLLSGRGEKEAQICEEIVQTNAKNWTIVRASWFNQNFSESFFLEPILAGYVALPRAEALEPFTDADDIADVVVASLLEEKHNGQTYELTGPRLLTFKEVIAEIAKATDRDITFQSLSLEEYIQMLREYKVPEDHIWLVNYLFEQVLDGRNSSVTSDIEKVLGRKAKDFSAYALETAKTGVWNQTVPQN, encoded by the coding sequence ATGAAAACTACAAAAATTTTAGTTCTGGGTGCCAATGGTAAAACAGGACGCAGAGTATGGGAAAGATTAGAAAATAATCCAGATGTTGAAGTTCGCGCAGGTTCACGAAATGCTGCAATTCCGTTTGACTGGGAAAAACCAGAAACCTGGCAAGCGGCACTTAAGGATATAGATACCGTTTATATTAGTTATCAACCTGATTTGGCTATTCCTTCAGCAACAACTGCTATTCAGCTTTTTAGTGGCTTAGCTACGCAAATGGGCGTTCAAAAAATGGTTTTACTTTCCGGAAGAGGCGAAAAAGAAGCTCAGATTTGTGAAGAAATCGTGCAAACCAACGCCAAAAACTGGACGATTGTACGAGCAAGCTGGTTCAACCAAAACTTTAGCGAAAGCTTCTTTCTGGAGCCAATACTAGCCGGTTACGTTGCACTTCCAAGAGCCGAAGCACTCGAGCCTTTTACAGATGCCGATGATATTGCTGATGTTGTTGTAGCTTCACTTTTGGAGGAGAAACACAACGGACAAACTTATGAACTTACCGGACCAAGATTATTAACTTTCAAGGAAGTTATTGCCGAAATTGCCAAAGCTACAGATCGAGATATCACTTTTCAATCTTTGAGTTTAGAAGAATATATTCAGATGTTGCGAGAATATAAGGTTCCTGAAGATCATATCTGGCTGGTGAATTATCTTTTTGAACAGGTTTTGGATGGCAGGAATTCATCCGTTACCTCAGATATCGAAAAAGTTTTGGGCAGAAAAGCCAAAGATTTCTCCGCTTATGCTTTAGAAACAGCTAAAACCGGAGTTTGGAATCAGACTGTGCCTCAAAACTAA
- a CDS encoding DNA-3-methyladenine glycosylase — protein MKLPLSYYLNQDVIFLAKDLLGKVLFTQIEGQITAGIIVETEAYFGEIDKASHAYGGRRTNRTEIMYSEGGVSYVYLCYGIHHLFNVVTSVKGQPHAVLIRAIEPLIGTEIIELRRNMPISKSAISSGPGSAAKALGINNSFNQKDLGGEEIWIEDHGIRYTENEIVATPRVGVGYAQEDAFLPWRFFIKGNKYVSKPNKI, from the coding sequence TTGAAGTTACCATTATCCTATTATTTAAATCAAGACGTGATTTTTCTGGCAAAAGATTTGCTCGGAAAAGTGTTATTTACTCAAATTGAAGGACAAATAACTGCAGGCATAATTGTAGAAACTGAAGCTTACTTTGGCGAAATAGATAAGGCATCTCATGCCTATGGCGGACGACGCACTAACCGAACCGAAATAATGTACAGCGAAGGCGGCGTTTCTTATGTGTACTTATGTTATGGAATTCATCATTTGTTTAATGTCGTAACTTCCGTTAAAGGCCAGCCTCACGCGGTTTTAATAAGAGCGATTGAGCCCTTGATTGGTACAGAAATAATAGAACTAAGACGTAATATGCCTATTAGCAAAAGCGCTATTTCATCTGGTCCGGGATCTGCGGCTAAGGCTCTGGGAATTAATAATTCATTTAATCAAAAAGATTTAGGAGGAGAAGAAATCTGGATAGAAGATCATGGCATTCGCTATACAGAAAATGAAATTGTCGCAACCCCCAGAGTTGGTGTTGGCTATGCGCAGGAAGACGCCTTTTTACCCTGGAGATTCTTCATAAAAGGCAATAAATATGTCAGCAAACCGAATAAGATCTAG
- a CDS encoding SDR family NAD(P)-dependent oxidoreductase gives MKTILISGASKGFGRAWTETFLAKGYKVAATARNIDTLADLKAQYGDAILPLTLDVNNRAESFAVVEKVQQHFGAIDILINNAGYALNGAVEEASEQEARAQFETNFFGTLWLTQAVLPIMRKQQSGHIIQVSSILGIATLPVLGLYNASKFAVEGLTETLASEVKQFGINVTLVEPNGYFTDIWGNGFNSESIPAYDGLKKAIAEGHDPDTFGQINATVPAIIKLVEAENPPLRLFLGKVALPFAKQTYEQKLATWEEWADVSVAAHG, from the coding sequence ATGAAAACAATTTTAATTTCAGGAGCGTCAAAAGGATTCGGAAGAGCCTGGACAGAAACATTTTTAGCAAAAGGATACAAGGTAGCTGCAACAGCAAGAAATATCGATACCCTGGCCGACTTAAAAGCGCAATACGGAGATGCAATTTTACCTCTTACACTAGACGTAAACAATCGCGCAGAGTCTTTTGCAGTCGTAGAAAAAGTACAACAACATTTCGGCGCCATTGATATCCTGATCAACAATGCCGGTTATGCTTTAAACGGTGCAGTTGAAGAAGCTTCAGAACAAGAAGCAAGAGCACAATTCGAAACCAATTTCTTCGGGACTTTATGGTTAACGCAAGCTGTTTTACCCATCATGAGAAAACAACAAAGCGGTCACATTATTCAGGTTTCTTCTATTTTAGGAATCGCGACTTTGCCAGTTTTAGGACTTTATAATGCTTCTAAGTTTGCCGTTGAAGGCCTTACTGAAACTTTGGCTTCAGAAGTAAAACAATTTGGAATCAACGTAACTTTGGTAGAACCAAATGGCTATTTCACAGATATCTGGGGTAATGGATTCAACAGCGAAAGCATTCCCGCTTATGATGGACTTAAAAAAGCCATTGCAGAAGGACATGATCCTGATACTTTCGGACAAATTAACGCCACAGTACCGGCCATTATTAAATTGGTCGAAGCGGAAAACCCTCCTCTACGCCTGTTCTTAGGAAAAGTAGCTTTACCATTCGCCAAACAAACCTACGAACAAAAACTAGCCACCTGGGAAGAATGGGCTGACGTTTCTGTAGCAGCACACGGATAA
- a CDS encoding AraC family transcriptional regulator, which translates to MTTDILEVNDFIVLIEQSYATKTVVQKCEIDGDSIGFAFYGSGNVELEIKHNNQTKYLTNTTGLAICFFGNQKVEFAHKIEHDKPLQSISIFAKLKYLNTLPPAEKEIFENYLPDLLNPKEHFVKGPAFYMTLDMQLAVQKIFNTSYTGTTRLLFLKSQVNELLAHFYALLTTDKKADLSEYDKNKLFHAKEIVTTHYSKPPSITELSKMVGLNSNKLKKNFKELFGIPVFKYIQEERLHKAYELLRDSEKTVQESAWEVGYESLSSFSNAFYTKFGTRPNDVKQQFFSNKS; encoded by the coding sequence ATGACAACAGATATTCTGGAAGTAAATGATTTTATTGTTTTAATTGAGCAGTCTTATGCAACAAAAACGGTAGTCCAAAAATGTGAAATCGACGGCGACTCTATTGGTTTTGCTTTTTACGGTTCTGGCAATGTCGAATTGGAAATCAAACATAACAATCAAACGAAATATTTGACGAATACTACCGGTTTGGCAATTTGTTTTTTTGGAAATCAGAAAGTGGAATTCGCCCACAAAATTGAACATGATAAACCTTTGCAATCAATCAGCATCTTTGCTAAACTTAAATATCTTAATACATTACCTCCGGCTGAAAAAGAGATTTTTGAAAATTATCTTCCGGATTTACTGAACCCAAAAGAACATTTTGTTAAAGGTCCGGCATTTTATATGACGCTTGATATGCAATTAGCAGTTCAGAAAATCTTCAACACTTCCTATACCGGCACTACCCGACTATTGTTTTTAAAAAGTCAGGTGAATGAACTTTTAGCTCATTTTTATGCCTTGCTCACCACAGATAAAAAAGCAGATTTGTCTGAATACGATAAAAACAAGTTGTTTCATGCCAAGGAAATTGTAACCACTCATTATTCAAAACCACCGTCGATTACCGAATTATCCAAAATGGTTGGACTCAACAGTAATAAACTCAAAAAGAACTTTAAAGAACTTTTCGGAATCCCGGTTTTCAAATACATTCAGGAAGAAAGACTGCATAAAGCCTATGAATTGCTTCGCGATAGTGAAAAAACCGTACAGGAATCGGCTTGGGAAGTCGGTTATGAAAGTTTGAGTTCTTTCTCGAATGCTTTTTATACTAAATTCGGTACAAGACCAAATGATGTCAAACAACAATTCTTTTCAAACAAATCATAA
- a CDS encoding TetR/AcrR family transcriptional regulator, with the protein MTNRSYICRVKMKAIMAKGEETRQFIIEKAAPIFNTKGIAATSMSDIMEATKLSKGSMYVHFENKEVLACAAVDHNMKILTDKLMVEVYKSKTAKEELFTYIDFFSNGVNPPLTGGCPLLNFGTEADDTNPVVKEKINKGCSANQQLLASIVNKGIANGEFKPDWNAEEFSVVMFAMMEGGHLISRVSGSNEKMQIIVKTLKKTIEENSL; encoded by the coding sequence ATGACCAATCGGTCATATATTTGCAGAGTAAAAATGAAAGCTATCATGGCAAAGGGAGAAGAAACCAGACAATTCATCATAGAAAAAGCAGCCCCAATCTTTAATACAAAAGGGATTGCAGCAACTTCTATGAGCGATATTATGGAGGCGACCAAACTGTCTAAAGGCAGCATGTATGTTCATTTTGAAAACAAAGAAGTCCTTGCCTGCGCAGCCGTAGATCACAATATGAAAATATTAACCGATAAATTAATGGTGGAAGTCTACAAAAGCAAAACAGCAAAAGAAGAGTTATTTACATATATCGATTTCTTCAGCAATGGTGTAAATCCACCTCTAACCGGTGGTTGTCCGTTACTGAATTTCGGAACAGAAGCTGATGATACCAACCCTGTTGTAAAAGAGAAAATAAATAAAGGTTGTAGTGCAAACCAACAATTATTGGCAAGTATTGTCAATAAAGGAATTGCGAACGGAGAATTTAAACCGGATTGGAACGCTGAAGAATTTTCAGTTGTTATGTTTGCCATGATGGAAGGCGGTCACCTAATTTCAAGAGTGTCCGGCAGTAACGAAAAAATGCAAATCATCGTCAAAACCCTCAAAAAAACCATAGAGGAAAACAGCCTCTAA